Genomic segment of Salvia splendens isolate huo1 chromosome 12, SspV2, whole genome shotgun sequence:
ttcatttggattgaaaggAACAACGTGGTCTATAGGGGAGCAACATTTAGTAGTGGACATGCGATTGAATGAATCCAAGGCCAGCTGCAATGGGCAATCTCGGTTAAGGTTATCGATCCTAGCCAGTGGAAAGGCTTGGTTCCCTCGGTGAGGATCATGTTCCCATGGCGAAAAAAGGACAGAACAACCCAACCACGCATTATCCGATGGAATCTGCCGCAACCGAGCTGGATCAAACTTAACACGGACGCATCTTTTCTGGGCTACCAACATATGGGGGGTGGAGGAGGAGTTATCAGAGATGAATGCGGCCGCATTTTGGGAAGTTTTGCGGAGCCGCTCAGAGCAGAGTCAGCCAAGGAGACGGAACTTATGGCACTAAACCGGGGAATCGAAATTGCAAAAGGTCTCGGAAATGAAGTTTGGATCGAGACTGACTCGCTTGAGATGGTGAATTTGATCAAGAAGGAAAGCCGAGGAGCAGCTCAGATCCGCCACCTTGTGACAGACATCAGGAACAAACTCAGGGGCCTCAACTTCAAAATCACACATATTTGTAGGGAGGGCAACAAGGTGGCAGGCTACCTGGCGAAACAAGGGGGAAATAGGGAAGACCAGATCACTTTTGATCAAAACTCAGCCCAACCTATGGTCAAGGCCTTGGCCCGCATGGATCGAATGGTAATCCCGAATGTGAGAGAATAAGGAGGAGGGAACGAAAAAGAGTCGTGTGTCAAGCACAAGAACATGATGATGGAAAAATGCTCGGACTTGGTAATTTCTTTGGATTTGAACATCGCGGTTGTTTTGGTACATTTTGGTTTACATGTAAGTAGAGCGGTATCACCTAGGGATGTGGAGGAGATACCTCGATACTctgttataatttttttcaagtttgttttggACTGTGATAGACTGTAATGGCCTTAAAAATGATATaaagggatgagggacccacgaaccctccaccggaAAGGTGTTTAAAAAAAAGGGCCTCCTCTGCAAGTGCCCCAACCACAGTTTTTCCGTGGATCATCAGGTAGGTATTTTATATAATGGTTTCACTGAAAAGATTACCGCCATGTTGGATTCAGGGGCTAATGGAGGATTTCTAAGGAAGAGTGGACCTGAGGCCATGGCAGTCATAGAGGAGTTCACCGCCAATAGTAGAGGGTGGTCAAAGGAGAGGCATAACTCGAGAAGGGTGGCAGCCATTGAAGAGGCCGAGGAGAGTTCCTTTGCTAAGGAATTGGCCAAGCTCAAAGTGAGGGTAAACCAAATGGACACGTCAAGGATAGAGGATCCGGTTCCACCAACCTCGATCATTGTAGTCGCAAAACCCGACTTCCCTCCTACTCCGACAGAAGACGTCAACTATGTCCAAAATGGGGGCGGTCCCAATAGGATTTTCAATAACAATTATCGCCCTACGCAGGGGGtggtaatttcaataattataatagaAATCGTCCTCATCCTAACCTATCTTATTCTAACAACAACTTTTTGCAATCCCCTGCAGGGTTCAATGTGAGTGAAGGTGGAGTAGTTGAGCCAATCAAGAAGGAGGAGAAATACGAGCAAGGGATACTCAAAATTTGGGAAGTGCTAGTGGAGGATAGAAAAGCCAGTGAAACCAAGATTGGGGTCGTTGAAGCAAGGATaaactgttagggttttgtatactagaaatcacctttcgagtgattggatactgtaaaactctaatggttattttccaataaatgcaacagattatttttgtcataatgttgttatgttttacatttaatggttgtttattgcatatttaaactctaatggttattttagtagaccggttgtgggcgtcgtccaatttaaggtaacacggtcagttctaaacaaagaaaaataagaatttcacaacctagataggcctagactacctatcgcgaaaggttgcaatgccagtccgattatttctaaacctttttgaaataagatgacgttggtgtggtatagcactgaatggatctaacagcaagacgagtctttatgctatctactgaaagacgaggtcttgagaattaatttcttaattaatgtacgttagcattgagcatacgatattgagtatccactactttgacttaccaaaggtgcggattttttgtaacccaacgatccaggtatattgggtagtggtgatcattatctataggtgctaggattgctattatgttgaaacgtgcgcgaggagagtctcgtttgataacatccacaagaggagctcgaaacgaggttttattattcggaacctagctagttggagtttgattactctatgaaaaataaataagagtttcttgctaagtccactcttggaattcgaaatatgttaattaattatgtctatagcagacattaattaattaatggatgtttccatcttaagcgcgggaaataaatcaaatacaattaaaggaaacccagaatacttgtaattttggatttggaaggcagtgcaatattacttctgtagtggctgctcgtaatattccaatataagcttatattaaattgtgggttcaatttgattagtaaaaagctaattggttgaggcctgttccagattcttccttagatccgtgactgggcccaatatgtgacttatataaataggagaataaaggagatagaaaaaacaacaattattttacaaaatattCGTCCCCCCCCTCTTgagagagttttcgaaaattgtgctccctccttgagctgagttctgtcttccattactcgagtcctagtacgttggtgagatttacccacacaaatatcagcgtatagtccgggacaccagtcagaagatccgaggtcttgtattgaagatcttcacgtggagacggagcaagccatcatcgattcttgattgaatcaacgaggtaaattggctaattccgtagtaagcatgttttaggaattttatgtgctaaagcatgttttaattcaagttatgagcatgatacatgtgataattacgcgaatagattttgtctaaataatctgctaaatagatcaaattcatgtgatccgttctgaacgcacgcttccgctgccagccccttcagcaatcttaacacaatcacattatgttgagaagatattgaattaattcaaagcctattatggtgcgccggttaagactccaattgaactcaacgttcacttgagcaagaacaatggcgagcccgttgcacaagaagagtatgcacgggtcatcggatgcattatgtacttgactaattgcactcgacctgacattgctagTGCCGTGAataagttgagtcgttacacgagcaatccaagcaaagagcatcggagagctcttgtgagggttttgagatatttaaaacatactcaaaatcatgggctacactctCGAGATACccataccccccggtacttgaagggtactgtgatgcaaattggatatccgacaatagagactcactttcataaagtggatacgtctttactattggtgGTGGTGCTGTATCTtagaaatccacaaaacagacatgtatagcccgatcaacaatggaatcagagttcattgtcttagataaggctggtgaggaagccgagtggcttaagaacttccttgaagatattccatgttggtctaagccagtgtcaccagtgctgatccactgcaatagccaagcggctattggaagggcaaataatggcttctataacggtaagtctggacatatacgtcgacgacataacaccgtgagacatttgatcacaacagtggagattacaattgactatgttaagtcaatagataatctagcggatccgctagccaaagggttaaatcgtgatcaaatgaataagttgctagagggaatgggtttgaaatccacaaactaaagaattgtcatagtggtaacccaaccatgatgactggagatctcaagaacttggttcaaagggacaactaagctatgagagttcatgaaaaacactcaactatatctattcccaagagaacaatagagtgttggaaaacttgcctagtggtgaggttaagtctatgacttttaatgactccTAAAGATATCAAGGAGATTGAATTCTCAAGGACACCGAGTAGGGCAAGATACTCGATtaggaatcacctatataagtgtgaagtgagaccgcttcaaataacacacttatgaatccaaagtggtgtccaaggccgcaaatgacacaaaacgtgagaacggatgaggttgaggtgtttaagcgttaacaccattgcctcggtgcacgccgtgggggattagttcaaagcatcgcgctactaagccgcctgtgtagccgatggtgtcgactatggagggttcaaagccaacaactacctatccttatgcttatatacctctcgagggttgagtttgtgtctgcatgcatatgcatttggctatttccactcatgtgggggattgttggaatcgttgAGGTCAAAGGACTTTGACCAAGAATACTTCCAaggagacatttaattttgtgaaattaaataatatagcgtcgatctacgttaagagtagatgaccgtggtatattcatttctcaaatccgattcccggtgagtgacaaataatggattaaagttgtGAAATAATTACTAGTTAATTAAATGAGCTATGAGGAAGCCACGAGATTAATTAAGTATCCCACATTAAAAGTTAGAAGCTTATTAAACAAGTATTTAATAAGTGAGATTACTATATGTAATACTTCTACTGGACTAAGATGGGCTGTATGGCCCACACGTGCacacacgcgcgccgccgccgcctgctCCGCCGCGAGCCTCGAACCCGTGCCCATACGCGTGTCCGttgacttggacttggatcttggcaattggtctttgggcctGGTCGTAGGGCTCGGTGCTTGGGCTCGACCCCAAGGCTGGTTGGTGTAGTTCTTTTTTGACCACCAACGTTTCCACGCTAGCAAGCCAAGTGGGATGACACATCGTCAGTATGACGCGGTAAGAGCCTATGTAGCTGACACGTGATGAAGTCCACGTCATCACGAACCTAGACACGTAGGTGTCCCGATGCGTCAAGGAGTAGCTCTCGTAACGGTTTGTAACGCCCGTAACGTTCGGCAGTTACAATCTCgcaatgatgacagccatcaaggtTGTTGACCCCAGCAGTGGACTgagtctataaataggctagccattccatgcatctctacacaacattcacaaagcatatagcatcataagctctctccctctcctgcattgtttttctgttGAAAGCtttgccctctcctccatccagtttgtcggagctctgttgattgcggtgcggcttcaccagagacgtagccatTTGTAACAACCTAAAATTTTTGCGATTTTTATgttaatatgtcgattggaattttcatttatgaaatttaattattgctacgtgattgagttgaatatgtggaataaattgtcataggtgatttggaatgaagtgttatttatattttttttatgagtgaaattaaattaaataagatcatgcatgttgttctagccaaataaagtggctattttgGCCCCTCcccaattattggaaactatattctctttcttggatttaataagttttgggatatttatctaaattaaatccaaaacaaacTATTCCAAACTTGTACTACATGAATTTCGAACCCTAGCCTATTCTTGAGGGATTTCGAAAAATCCCCtaatttaattaggaggatggattatttctttgatttaattggtaccttgttgattccattcattattttaaatctaattaaatcgtGTCACATTTTGTTTGCTCACCATAATTTGATTAACATTCGAATTATTCCCTTGTGGGAATAATACCCAAATCTTCGGCGCCTTTGATtaagaagaaaataatatttgtttccctgctttgtggaattccttctattcaaataaataccaaattaatagctaagtcaaattaattggggatgtgaatatttttcttgtattattctctccatatcacacgccccttatGCTTCAAATTTcattgtggaaatttatttaattgttacctattttatgagagtcttttcctataaagaaagtaccaaatttaaatcttaatattatttaattgaggatttaaataattttccttgTGCACAGCTTTAAAATTTGGGcccctccctcattatttcctactttgttctcttgtttatggaatagtcattgctttatttcctaaattgtgaatctattctCCCCATGTAAATA
This window contains:
- the LOC121757661 gene encoding uncharacterized protein LOC121757661; the encoded protein is MGGGGGVIRDECGRILGSFAEPLRAESAKETELMALNRGIEIAKGLGNEVWIETDSLEMVNLIKKESRGAAQIRHLVTDIRNKLRGLNFKITHICREGNKVAGYLAKQGGNREDQITFDQNSAQPMVKALARMDRMVIPNVRE